The proteins below are encoded in one region of Canis lupus familiaris isolate Mischka breed German Shepherd chromosome 21, alternate assembly UU_Cfam_GSD_1.0, whole genome shotgun sequence:
- the RPS13 gene encoding 40S ribosomal protein S13, with the protein MGRMHAPGKGLSQSALPYRRSVPTWLKLTSDDVKEQIYKLAKKGLTPSQIGVILRDSHGVAQVRFVTGNKILRILKSKGLAPDLPEDLYHLIKKAVAVRKHLERNRKDKDAKFRLILIESRIHRLARYYKTKRVLPPNWKYESSTASALVA; encoded by the exons ATGGGTCGCATGCACGCTCCCGG GAAGGGCCTGTCCCAGTCGGCTCTGCCCTACCGCCGCAGCGTCCCCACC TGGCTGAAGCTGACGTCCGACGACGTGAAGGAGCAGATCTACAAACTGGCCAAGAAGGGTCTGACTCCCTCGCAGATCG GTGTGATCCTGAGAGACTCCCATGGTGTTGCACAAGTACGTTTTGTGACAGGCAATAAAATCTTGAGAATTCTTAAGTCCAAGGGACTTGCACCTGATCTCCCTGAGGATCTGTACCATTTGATTAAGAAAGCTGTTGCTGTTCGAAAGCATCTTGAGAGGAACAGAAAG gataagGATGCCAAATTCCGACTGATTCTGATTGAGAGCCGTATTCACCGATTGGCTCGATATTATAAGACCAAAAGAGTCCTCCCTCCCAATTGGAAATA cgAGTCATCCACAGCCTCTGCCCTGGTCGCATAA